The Sulfurimonas aquatica genomic sequence TGTTTTAGTTTATTCATTTGTTCCCTTCGTATTTTAGTCTCTATTTTAATCCCATCTATCTATCATATGCGAATACTCTATATTTAGAAGGGTATTTCGTCTTCATCAAACTCAACTTTATTTCCTAAGTGTTCCTCTAGCTGATTAAATGACTTTTGCAATATTTTATTCTCAAATAAGAAACTATCAGGTAACTTGGTTTTTAAGTGTTCGAGGCCTGCAATTGCCTGAGCATAGTCATTTTCATTAATATGAGCAATAATAGAATTACAAAAATTCATAAAAAAGTTATGAAGAATCTTTTTTTGTTTATAGTCATATTTAGAAGCAGTTTCTATTTGATCAGAACTATATGCAAGCAACTTCTGAAAAATATCTCTAAATTCATAAGATTCCATCGCAGTATATTCAAATTGTTCATTCATTTCTGTTTCAATAACATTTTCTCTTATAAATAACATTAGTCTGTCTTCGCTTAATACAAACTCATTATTGATAATAGAGTTTGTATGATAAGTAGAATTACTAATTACTGTTGCTAAATTAGAAAAATGATTTTTAATTTGATTAATCCGATGTAAATCTTTATTAGATTTAAGACCATTACTTATCGTGTTTACAATATCAATCGCTTTCTTTGCAAATATTCTAGACTCTTTATATTGATTTGAATCTAAGAAATATGAAAAATTAATAAAAAAAGTAATATAAGAATCCCACCAAAGGTCTCTATTATTTGGGTATATCTCTGATACCAGTAAATAATATTTCACATAATTTTGTATAGAACTATTTTCCAGCTTCTGATACTCAAGAATTTTTTCAATCTTAGTATTATAAGTTATCAGCTCTCTAAGATAGCCAGCCATCTGTGTATACATCTCTTCATTTTCTATAAACTTATTAGGTAGTAATCTTATTACATATAAGCTTGCTTGAATAGATTCAGTTATCTGATTATCTAATATAAGTTCTCTAATCTCTTTTTGTACTGTACTAAACTCTTCATCTATAATTTTACGGTTATAAGGAATATTAACCAACTTAAATATTTCGTCTGATGTCATATCCTCAAGTATATTAAATACACCTATTTTAGGTAAGAAGATTTCATCTGTTCCATAACTTAACAATAATACTTCAACCTCAGGTTCAAATGTATAATCACTTGCTAACATACCTGCATCTGAATAAATTGTTTTATCCGCACCATTTTCAAGTAGATATTTAACTTTTGAATAGTTTGATTGCCCCTGCATAATTAGTTTATGATCAAGTTTTGCCGCCATAATTAAGGCTGTCATACCACCTTTACTTCTCATGTTTATATTTTTAACTTTTGGTAACAAGAGTTCAAGAAACTTTAGCTCATTTTTTGCAGCAGCATATACAAAAGGAGTCGTTCCTGAGGCGACAGGTAAATCTGGGTTTGCTTCATGTTCTACCAAGAGAGTACATACATCATATAAATCTTTACTTAATGCCCAAAAGAGTGCTGTATATCCATTTTGTCCTTGAATATTAGGATTGGCCCCTAAGTTTAATGCCTTTGATATAACTTTATAAGCAGCAGCTTCTTGTGTAGCGTTTAACCCGGGATTACTTGTGATATGTGTTAATATTGTCTGGCTAGCTTTATCTTGATCATTAACATCTAATCCTACTTCAGTAATTAAAAAATCAAGACATCTTACTGCTTTGTGATCTATAGCTACAAATAGTAAATTTCTACCTTGTATATTTCGTTCATTTAATACAACTTCTTCTGCATGTAACCTATGGAAATAAGCTAAGTTGTCGTAAGCTAACGCTATATCTAAATATTTATCTTTTTCATTTATATTTATAGACAGAGGAATATCCCCTCTATCAAATAGATAATTTATAATCTTTTCATTATTGTTTCTAAAATAATAAAAAATTGTATCTTTATCATTCTTATCTATCTCAAAGAGGTCAGCCCCTTTATCAAGTAACATTTTCAAGATCTTTACATTATCATTGTTACACAAATATTTTAAAGGTGTATCTCCTAGTTTATTTTGATGATTTACATCTGCCCCATATTCTAATAAAATCTTAACAAGTTCTACATTCTCAAACAGTACGGCATAAGACAAAGAAGAACTATGCATACTTTCAATATTTGCCAAATCATAGTCTGAATCATCTTCTTCAATCAAGATTGATTTAATTAATGAAAACTCGTCTATATCATTGATTGCTAATTTTTTTGATTCTATCTCTTCAACACTATCATGATCTTTTTCTACTGCATTTACATCTGCCCCATTTTCAAGTAAAATCTTACATGTCTCATAAGCAGCACTTTTATTCTGATTTTGGGCTGCTTTGAGTAAAGGAGTGTACCCATTGTTGATAATATTAACATCTATTCCTTCTTCAAGAAACCTTTTGACTAATATTGTATTTCCATTTTCTGCTGCAAGTATCAAAGGTGACCAATTCTTTGGATTATTCATATTAACTTTAGCACCCGCATCAATAAGGTATTCAACAACAGATGTTTGGTTTAAGTGTGTTGCATGCACTATTGGATAAGTATTTGCCATATTAGTAACATTAAATGTCTCAATCGACTCTCCAATATACTGTATAACTTTCATTGATGCACAAACAACAGCATGAGTTAAGATGTCTGCATTAAACCAGTGCACTTTTGTTAAACTTTCACTTGATTCTGAAAAATATTTAATATAATTAACAGCATCTAATCGAGCAGCGACTATGAGTGAAAATGACATAAAACTCACTTTATTAATCTTTTCTAATTCACTTTTCAACTCTCCATATTTTTTATTATATTTAGAGAACAAGCCTTCACTATTTAAAGATTCAAAAATTGACACATATACCTCCATCATTTCAAATTGATCAATACTTTTTAATATATTATCTGTGAAAAATAAAAAAAGCTTCTCATATTGTTTTGACCCAAGCAACGCATACAGATATACTAGATATCCTCTCTGTGTTTTAGAGGATGAAAAAAGATTTGCAATATCACCGTTCAAGCTAACAGCATCTAATCTATAGTAGTCAAAAATATATCTCTTAAACTGTTCATCTTTAATGAAATATATAATTAACCCATTATTCTCTGTCTTTGATACAAAAGGAGATACTGCATTCAATAGCATTGTCCATACAGATGACGGTATTTGTTCATCTGCGAGTTCATGGAATTCATTTTTAATAGATAAATACACCTCTTTATTTTTTCGTAAAAGAGTGTTTAATTCCAATTCACTAAGACCATTATTACTGCTGCTTATATATCCTATAAAATTAGCAATGAGCTCTTGAGAGAAGTATTTCAGATAATGTTCATCATAATAGCTATGAACCTCTTCAAGTGTAGTAAAAAATCTATCTGTTTGAAGTACATGATCAAAAGGGGTAGTTCTATGTAAAAAAATCAAAGAGTTAAAGATAGTTAAGTTTTGGAAATCAACTTGAGAGACAAGAGCATCAGCCTGTTCTCTTTGAAGCACTCTATTTTCACTAGAGAGTGTCAGATTAATATATTGGACTGGATCAAACTGTTCCTCTAATGAAATATTATCAACAAATATATCTGCCCACGGTTTAATCGTAATTAACTGCTTATATTGCACAAATGAATTTGTTGAAATAATAAACCTTATATTATTATATTTTGTATTTATATTATCTACCAGTAAAAAAACTTCTTGAAAACCATCTACATAATTTAATCCATCAATAATAACTGTTTTATTATCATTTTCATTTAGGCAATCAAGTTCATACATAACAAATTTTTCAAGGTAAGAAAGATTAGCTAATAGAGGGCTACTCTCAATACTTGCAATTATTATATTTTGGGTATTGCTATAAAAATTGTAAAGGATTGAAGATTTACCAACTCCTTTTTTTCCATATAAAATAAATGGTGTACTATTTTTTTCTGTATGAGAGTGAATTTTTTCAAGAAAATCTAATTCATGTTTTCTTGCCATAAAGAATTTATATCTATTTTGAAAATAGTAATTTTGCTCATGCTTAATACGTTCAAATTCTGGCATCTCTGCTTGTCCAATCTGTTCTTTAATTGCATTTAGAAAATGTTCTGTTATGTCTTTTGAGAAAGTAGCTAAATAGTTTTGATCAAGTGTATCGTTTTTACAATATGTTGTCTTAAGTTCTATAATATTTTCATCATCAATACTCCTGCGTAAAGCATCTTTGAAAGTATCGCTATTCAAATGATTTTCATCTACATAGCTTTTACTTGAATCATCAAAGTTTGAAATAGTACGTATAAAAGCATATACATGTTTTTTATCGACAATTTGTTGATTCTGACATAATTCTGAAACTAAACGCTCCCCTTCTTTATAACTACATATCCCTTCTCTAACCTCATGTTCTGTTGCTGAAAGAAAATACTTCTCATCTTTATTTAGAATTTTAAGTGTTGTCACAGCCTTTTGTAATATTTCTCGTAAGGCTATCTCTTCAGCTTCCCAATTCTCATAAATAGTATACTCACCTACCCTTTTTGTAAGTATATAAGCACCGATAGAAGATTCTTTTTTACTATCAACTATCTGATTTGCATCAAATGAATACCATTGTGTAAGAAGTTGAAGCTCTGATATTTTACGACTTTCTTTTTGCTCTTCATGAAATGATGTAGGTGTACTCACATCAGCATAAACTTTATAGCTTCTATAATTTAATTCCACAGAGTCTTGATTAGATTCAATATATGTTATTATACTTTCATACTCTTCTTTTGCTATAGCATATGGTAAAGGAATCCAACCATATCTATCTCCTTGCATAATTAAAAAATTTGGATGAGGAAAAGCTTTACATTCTTTGACTTCATGAAGACATATATCTAAAGCTTTTTGATCAAGTTGGGCTTCGTTATTTACCCCCCAACGTAAATCAATAGGCTGAAACTGATAGCCATTGTCTAAACAATGTTTGTTTAAAACTGGGAATACAGTTTCATGTAGAATATGTCGTTCTTCTTGAAAGTCGCTAAATGTTGATGATATAAATAATCTAAATGTTTTTGATTTGTTCACAGTATGTAATCCTTTTATTCTTGTTTCTCATATTCTTATTCAAGATAGTTCTTGATATCCGTATTGTTTCTTTCTACCTCAAAGCTTCTGGAACATTTTCTTCATAGTATGCATCGATAATCTCTAACCTATCCTGTGCATTTGCAGTTTGAAACCATATTTCTGTAAGTGTGTCATTTCCATTTAAATCTGGATTTATTTGCACTAGTTTGCTTATAGACTCAAAGATGTCTAATGTTTCTTTAAACAATGGTTTAGACCTTATGATGTTCATTCTCTCTGCTAAAAACATTATAGGAGGTTCAAAACTAAATGAATCTATCTTTAAGGCATGAGAATATGCTTCATATTGTGTTTGCAATGCAAAAACCATTTTAGCCATACTTGCAAGATGACTTAATATTTCATCTTCCGTACTTTCAGCAGTCAAATTATCTATCTCTTTTAATATAGCTGCAGGTTCCGTATGTAACATGTCATAATCAAATTCCGTTGGCTGTGATTTAGCTAGTTCAGATTCAACATGTTCTACCCAATCCGGAGCCATATCATTTAATTTTTTCAACATCTCTTCTTCGAGAGTTCCAGCTTTATATTTATGGTAAAACTCTTCTAAGAATCCAAATAGTTCTTGTTCCATCATTTTTTCTTCCTTGTGTTTAGTTGCTTAGTATGCTGTGTAAGATTTATTATTTATAACAATATTTCAAAAGCCTAATGAGTCCTTCTCCACATTATAGTCATACTTTAATTCCAGTGTGTCTAGGGAAACTTGGACTTGTTCTAATGTTATTGCCATTTTTATTTTATAAATCTTAATTTACACACTTAAGTTATTGATGTTAATTAAATAATGTAAAATAACATAATTTGTATTTAATTTGTTACTAAATGTCTCTTATTGAATAGCATTTCTGATATTAAAGAAAATTATTATATATTAGATTTATGACAGGGTATGTCATTTTTAGTCTTTAAAGTACTTTACACAAAAGATATTATATTTTTTACTAGGATGTTTCTGATATTGATTTAATTCACCATAATCATTTTGATATGTCCAAAATAGCCCTGGCCTATAATAAGCTTCATAGTTAGTCCAGTATCGCTTTTTTGAAGATGGTATTCGCTGAGCTTTAACAAGTATTTCGGCTGTTGAAAAGTCTGGGAGCTTCATACCGATGCTTTTACATTTTTTAGTAGCATCAGTTAAGATGTACTTCCCATCGATTTGTTTTAGTTTAATTTTTTTTGCAGCTTCTCGTATATCTTTATATTTTTCTTCAACTAAAACTTTATCTATCAATATATCTTTGTCTTGCATACTTATCCAAAACTTTTCGCTTAAATAGCCTTTTTTAGATAACTCTATTTGATACATTCCTGGATAAAGTAATATTCCATCATGATATTTTGGTTTTATATTCATTATTTTAATTTTTGCGTTATCTTGTTTTACATTGATTTTCAAAGCATGGCTTTTTTTATCTAAGTATATTGGATCATCTGGCAAAAATTCGCTCCTAAGTACCCATTTCTCACCATGATAATTAACTGTATACTTTGAACCTGTATTTTGCCAAAAATATTTGCGATTAAACATATACTCCGGATGATATTGTGGTAGTGACTTGGCTAGTGGCAAGTGCGACCATTTATTTTTTTGAGTAGCCTCTAAAATATACTCTTTATTTTTTTCATATAAGACAACCCATGCATGCCCATCCTCTTTTTTACCTACTGGCGTTATCGTTCCAATAACAACTCGAGCATTATAACCCTGCCCTATAAGCCAATCTGCCAATAATATGGCATGATCTTCACAGTCTCCCCTTAAATTTCTACTAGCCTCTCGAGATGTTTGCCACACTTCCCTTTTACCATTATATGCATCTGTATCAAGTTGATACTTTATTCGAGTTCGCAAAAGTGACAGTGGTTCCCATACAGATTTTATATTTTTTGGATTATAGCCCACTAAATAGGCATTTGAATAATACAACCTTGCTGTACTTGATGGTGCAGCAATATTAAAATATTCTTCTCTAAAAGGTAGTATTTGTTCTATGTAAGTATTTTGTTGTTCTTGTTTTACGGAGAGTAATTTACCAATATTTAAAAGACTTCTGCTTTTTAGAACTTTTGTTTTACCACTCTTGGCTTTTTCATTATAGTTTCTATCTACGGACTCTTTATCTTTTGAAGATTTACCTTTAAACATAGGTTTCAAATTTTCTTTGTTTATTTCTTCATATTTGGTTTTTTCAAGAAGACTTTTATTAGATTCTTTTTTATTTTCATTCGCATCTTCTGCAGAGTTGCCATCATACCTATAGACTATAAAAATATACATAATGCTAAATATAATCAAGTTTAGAAATAAAATCCATGTACTCATTGCTTTGCCAGCATACTTATAGATACTTATAAGCAATAATAAACTTGCTATAAACATAACTGGAATCAGTTTAGCTAGTACTGGGTATTGATTATATAACTCAACAACTACATTATAAAGCATTAATATTTATCGTATTCCCATTCCAACAATTATGGCAATAAAAATCATAATGCTAGAAGCAAATATTGCAGCGGCGATATTACCTTTTTGAATCTCTGATTGTAAATCTATATTTTTCAATAAAACCTTATCAATTACTAGTAAAAAAATAACACTCGCGACCAATGTAACAAATGTTACACCTAAATTCATCCCTATAGCAAAGTATGTAGCCTCTATAAAATCTGTTTCCATTTTCTTCTCCTAATTTTTATGCTATCCATGAGTTATCATTAAGCACTAAACCTTTTTCAAGGCACTTTTCTTCCAGAGTTTGCATTGTACCCTTTTGAGGAATTCCTATAAACCATACATTGCCGTTAGACACTGCAACCTGAATTTTTTTACTATTTTGATTCTGATATAAAGCATCTTCGTCATAACGCTTAAGCCCTAACTTGCTTAAACATACAATATTTTGATTTGTTGAACCTTTAAGGTATGCTGTTTCTAAGTTTTGATTATAAGGTTCACAGACTACCGCATCTAATAGCTTCAATATAGAAGGAAATTCTTTTTGTAAGTAATCGTAAGAAAAGCCAGAATACACTAATATGTCAAAATCTTTTTCAAGAGTTTCTCTCCACTTAATTATCTTTTTGAGAAAGTCTTCAAGTGCTTTTGGTTGTTCAAAAGGTTCTCCACCAGATATGGTAATGCCATCTAAGTTTTCATTTTCAAACTTCTTACACCAACTTAGTAACTCTTTTATTGGCATTAGTGAATCCAACTTATCTTCCCAGGTGTCTTTAGATATACATCCACTACATCCTATGGAACAACCCTGTGTCCAGATGCCAAGTCTAGTTCCATATCCTAAAACCGTTACTGGAAAGTGAGCTTTATTTATGGCTATCATGAAACACTTATTTTAATACTATAAACATTATCACTCATGGTAATAGCATCAACTATTATTGTTTGGTCTTTAAAAGACTCTAACTCAAATAGTTTCCTTGCCAGAGGATTTACCAATGAACTTTCTAATTTACTTCCGATACCTCTACCACCATTTTTTAAATCACTAGTTGAGATAGCTATTAAAGTATTTCGAGCTCCTTCAGACAACTCTAGTTTAGCTCTATGCTCATCTTTTACTCTTCTTTTAATATTGTTAACCATTATCTCGAAGATTTCAATTGCAACATCTTTTTGAATAAAATTAAAAACTACAATATTATCACCCAATCGGTTAAGAATCTCAGGACGGCGTAGTTCATTCGTGAAATGCTCTTCAATTCCCTTAAGTACATTTTCTCTCACTTCTTCATATGTGTTCTGTGGATGAACCAACTGCTCAGTCGTGCCATCTCTATGACGTTTTGATATCCCCAAGTTAGAGGTAAAAACTATAATACTTTCAGAGAAAAACACAGTATCTCCAAGCCCATCTGTAATCCTTCCATCTTCTAAAATTTGAAGGAACTTATCTAAAATCTTGGGATGTGCTTTTTCAATCTCATCAAATAATATAAGACTAAAAGGCTTAGAACGAACAGCTTTAGTTAGTTCACCTCCACTCTCATAACCAACATAACCAGGAGGTGCGCCTATTAGTCTTGCCTCTGAGTGCTCAGATGCAAATTCACTCATATCAAAACGAATGTATGCATCCTGCGAACCAAATATACTTTGTGTAAGAGATTTTGCTAACTCAGTTTTACCTACTCCAGTTGGCCCAGCAAGGAATAAAACACCCCTTGGGCGTGATCCAGATGAAGATGTTTGCGCTCCAGTTAGACCCATTATAGATCTTTTTAATATATCTAATGAAAGTTCAATAGCGGCGGGCTGTCCTTTAACTCTAGATGAGATTCTTTCTTTGGCGTTATCGACTCTTTCTTTTAAGCCATTAGCTCTCCATGGACTATTTACATCTTGATTCCCAGTTTTATATCCACGAGCAGCATCATCTAAATCATCCATCCCTATTTTTTGATCCCTAACAAGAGTCATGATATCAATCATGTCCTGGAGTTTAAGGCCCTCACTTAGGCCTGCAAATATATTTACATACTGCGAGTGATTATCTTTATAATTTTCATAATTATGTATATGTTTGATATATAAGTCTGCAACAATACTTCTAGATTCATGGGATGGCTTTTCTACTTCCTGAAAAACTATACGATTATTTCCTGCACCATACCATACAGGTATATCAAATCTATTTTGAACACACCAAATAACTGGGTTGTAAAGTTTGTTAGCGAGCTCCTCATTTTTTATTCTTCGAGCATCTCTAGCTAGTTGATCACAGCTACGAAAAAAGTTATACTCTTCTTCACTTAGTGAGTCTACACTTCTTGAGATTCTTGAAGCATATTCAATTAAAATAGCAACTCTATGTTTTGTATATGTACCATACCCATCGTCTTCTTGCAATACGATTTGTTTTATATAACTTGCAAACTCTTGTAAAGAGGGTTTACTACCTGATGTTAGCTCAAGTCCATCTGCAACTTCTAACTTCTCGTCTTTTTTTAAATATTTACCATCGATTAAAATTGATATGCCATTAACTGGGTTATACTTAACTATGCACTCGTACTTTTCATTTTCCAACATATTCCATAGGATAGCATCCATGTGTAGTACTTTTGCTACATTATCTTCTTCATATATATGTTGATCGTCTACATTTCCACTCAAAATAAACTGTTGACGAATTGGTAAAAGTCTTTTTATTTCTTTAGCATACTTTACAGTCCTACTCATCATCAATCCTTTTTTCTTTTCTCTTTTTTCTTTCTATCGTTGTCTCAGCATCAGATTTTTGAGTTCTTTCTATTATTACTCTGTCTTTTGTGACTGTGTGCACCGGTATCTCACCTGCTCTAAGATGATTAGTTACTTCTATCGATATTCCTTTAGAGCCTAAACTATGCTGTAGATGTGTAAAATCTCCGCACCAATCATCTTCAGTCTTTTGATCATCAGAACGACTGTGCATAGTATCACCAGTGTAGACCATATGAAAGTTCATGCTTTCATCTTTAGGCTCTATACGCATCTCGACATAATAGTTATCAGCCCATGTTGAATCTCTAAAATGTGTCACCCCACCCTCTACAAATAGTGTTTCAGAAATAGTTCCAACTTCATAATCCATCTCTTTTAATGATTCGGTTATTATACTTGCAACTTTTGCTTCATCAACTTTTTTTCTTTGTATTTCTTCTTGTTTTATCTGCTCTTTTATTTCTTTAGCCTCTTGAGCTATTCTAGAGTGAACTTGAGTAGCAATTTCCTCCATACTATCGAGAGAAAATGCCTGATTAAACTCATTTAACAGGGATTCCATGGATTCACTTATAGTTCCATGTTCATTTATATGTTGAGTTATATCACTTAGAAGTTTTTCACGATATTCCCGTAACTCCTGAAAATTATCGCTAATAGCTAAATCACTCTCTGACTTATCCTCTTCTAAGTATTCTTCAGGAATTTTTTCAATCTCTCCTTTTACAAAACCTTGTTCCATCTTTGTTTTTCTATCAGTAGCTTTTTGTTCTCTCTCTTTTAATTTCTTAGCTCTTTGTTCTAGATATAAATCTTCTTGTTTTTTTAATTCTAATAAGTACTGTTGCTCATTCCCTTTTAAAGTTTCTATCTGCTCTTCAACCTGCTTATCTCTTTTCCTGTCTTCCACTAAAGCTTCAACAGCAATATAGTAGTTTGCACTTTTTGGTCCACTCATAATTCAACACCCTTTAAACTAATTTCTATTACTAAATCTTTTGCTAGTTTTAATGTGCTCTCTTGAGTTAATTCTACTTTTTGATTTGGTATTATTCTTTGGGAATTCACAAAAGTTCCGTTTGTGGACTCTAAATCTACTATGTATAACTTACCATCGTCCACACTGATTTGTGCATGATTTCTAGATATGTTTTTAAAGTTTTTTTCCAACTCTTTTGTCATATCTTGTGGAGCAGGTTTAATTCTTCCTATCCATAGATAATCGGCTATTTTATACTCCCCCCAAGGAAATTGTAAACTCCACTCCCCAGTTGAAATCTCATTTATCTTAACATACTCTCTACAGTCTAAACAGTAGTTACCATGAAGATTACTGTGTGCACACTCCTCTTGAATAACGTCCACTGGCTCTTGTGGTTGCTCTTGAGTTACTTCCACTTCACTTTCTTCTATTGGGTCAACCCCGACTAGATCTGTGCCACACTCGTCACATTCTGCATAGCTCTCAGGATTAATATGTAAACAGGTAGGGCATTCCTTTACCATTTTCATATTTATGCCTTCTTCTCGTAGATTTTGTTATGAGAATCTTCAAGAATGTCTTCAAAAATATCTGTAATCTCAGTCCTACTTAATTCTATCCTTAGTCTTTCTAAATCTTCGATTGAATTATTTCCTTCTGCCATCTCTATCTCTTTTTGAATAATATCATTTGCTTTATTGCTAATTCCAACTATTTTATTAATATTTAATTTTCTTCTTGCATCTAGGTAAGCATTATATTCTGAATATGGAAGAAACATTTTTGTAACAACGGGAAAAACTTCAAACATTATAAAAAATAGCATTAAAAACATTCCAAAGGTAGCAGCCTCTTCATGCTCTTTTTTGATCTCTTCAAGAGCTATAAACTGTGTGAGTAAATCATTTGATTTTTTATTAGTTGCTATCTCTTTTGCTAAAGTCTCAAGTCTACCTAGTTCTGTTTTCATCTCTTCTCTAATACTCTTTTCTATGCCAACTTTTTTAGCTTCAAGTTCTTTAACTTTCATTTCTATCTTTTCATCTAAGGCAATTCTTTTAAGCTCAATTTTAATTGCTTTAGGACCACACTCTCCACGACCACACTCTTTTATATACTCTTGTTGATAGCCTTTAGATGTTTTTCTATCTGCTTCAATATCTATTAATAACAAATTTATTGCATTATTTCTTTTAGTGTCAAGTTTTTTTTCTGTTTCTCTGATCTCTCTGATTTTATGCGCGTTTTCTTGTTCACTCATTTTACTAATTCTTGATTTTATCTGATCTTCTTGAACTTTCAATTCTAAAGGAAAAGCTATAATGATACCGATGATGACTGAAAACACCAACCTAGGAATATATGGTCCTTTACTCTTTATTTTCTCCCACACTTTTCCTAATGCTGTAGTCGCCTTACTTGTACTTGGTGCGACTACAACAGAAACAACTTCACGGTCAAAGACCACAATTGCAAAAGCGTAAAAAAAGCTCAAAGCAC encodes the following:
- a CDS encoding ankyrin repeat domain-containing protein, with translation MNKSKTFRLFISSTFSDFQEERHILHETVFPVLNKHCLDNGYQFQPIDLRWGVNNEAQLDQKALDICLHEVKECKAFPHPNFLIMQGDRYGWIPLPYAIAKEEYESIITYIESNQDSVELNYRSYKVYADVSTPTSFHEEQKESRKISELQLLTQWYSFDANQIVDSKKESSIGAYILTKRVGEYTIYENWEAEEIALREILQKAVTTLKILNKDEKYFLSATEHEVREGICSYKEGERLVSELCQNQQIVDKKHVYAFIRTISNFDDSSKSYVDENHLNSDTFKDALRRSIDDENIIELKTTYCKNDTLDQNYLATFSKDITEHFLNAIKEQIGQAEMPEFERIKHEQNYYFQNRYKFFMARKHELDFLEKIHSHTEKNSTPFILYGKKGVGKSSILYNFYSNTQNIIIASIESSPLLANLSYLEKFVMYELDCLNENDNKTVIIDGLNYVDGFQEVFLLVDNINTKYNNIRFIISTNSFVQYKQLITIKPWADIFVDNISLEEQFDPVQYINLTLSSENRVLQREQADALVSQVDFQNLTIFNSLIFLHRTTPFDHVLQTDRFFTTLEEVHSYYDEHYLKYFSQELIANFIGYISSSNNGLSELELNTLLRKNKEVYLSIKNEFHELADEQIPSSVWTMLLNAVSPFVSKTENNGLIIYFIKDEQFKRYIFDYYRLDAVSLNGDIANLFSSSKTQRGYLVYLYALLGSKQYEKLFLFFTDNILKSIDQFEMMEVYVSIFESLNSEGLFSKYNKKYGELKSELEKINKVSFMSFSLIVAARLDAVNYIKYFSESSESLTKVHWFNADILTHAVVCASMKVIQYIGESIETFNVTNMANTYPIVHATHLNQTSVVEYLIDAGAKVNMNNPKNWSPLILAAENGNTILVKRFLEEGIDVNIINNGYTPLLKAAQNQNKSAAYETCKILLENGADVNAVEKDHDSVEEIESKKLAINDIDEFSLIKSILIEEDDSDYDLANIESMHSSSLSYAVLFENVELVKILLEYGADVNHQNKLGDTPLKYLCNNDNVKILKMLLDKGADLFEIDKNDKDTIFYYFRNNNEKIINYLFDRGDIPLSININEKDKYLDIALAYDNLAYFHRLHAEEVVLNERNIQGRNLLFVAIDHKAVRCLDFLITEVGLDVNDQDKASQTILTHITSNPGLNATQEAAAYKVISKALNLGANPNIQGQNGYTALFWALSKDLYDVCTLLVEHEANPDLPVASGTTPFVYAAAKNELKFLELLLPKVKNINMRSKGGMTALIMAAKLDHKLIMQGQSNYSKVKYLLENGADKTIYSDAGMLASDYTFEPEVEVLLLSYGTDEIFLPKIGVFNILEDMTSDEIFKLVNIPYNRKIIDEEFSTVQKEIRELILDNQITESIQASLYVIRLLPNKFIENEEMYTQMAGYLRELITYNTKIEKILEYQKLENSSIQNYVKYYLLVSEIYPNNRDLWWDSYITFFINFSYFLDSNQYKESRIFAKKAIDIVNTISNGLKSNKDLHRINQIKNHFSNLATVISNSTYHTNSIINNEFVLSEDRLMLFIRENVIETEMNEQFEYTAMESYEFRDIFQKLLAYSSDQIETASKYDYKQKKILHNFFMNFCNSIIAHINENDYAQAIAGLEHLKTKLPDSFLFENKILQKSFNQLEEHLGNKVEFDEDEIPF
- a CDS encoding transglutaminase-like domain-containing protein, yielding MLYNVVVELYNQYPVLAKLIPVMFIASLLLLISIYKYAGKAMSTWILFLNLIIFSIMYIFIVYRYDGNSAEDANENKKESNKSLLEKTKYEEINKENLKPMFKGKSSKDKESVDRNYNEKAKSGKTKVLKSRSLLNIGKLLSVKQEQQNTYIEQILPFREEYFNIAAPSSTARLYYSNAYLVGYNPKNIKSVWEPLSLLRTRIKYQLDTDAYNGKREVWQTSREASRNLRGDCEDHAILLADWLIGQGYNARVVIGTITPVGKKEDGHAWVVLYEKNKEYILEATQKNKWSHLPLAKSLPQYHPEYMFNRKYFWQNTGSKYTVNYHGEKWVLRSEFLPDDPIYLDKKSHALKINVKQDNAKIKIMNIKPKYHDGILLYPGMYQIELSKKGYLSEKFWISMQDKDILIDKVLVEEKYKDIREAAKKIKLKQIDGKYILTDATKKCKSIGMKLPDFSTAEILVKAQRIPSSKKRYWTNYEAYYRPGLFWTYQNDYGELNQYQKHPSKKYNIFCVKYFKD
- a CDS encoding DUF350 domain-containing protein, producing the protein METDFIEATYFAIGMNLGVTFVTLVASVIFLLVIDKVLLKNIDLQSEIQKGNIAAAIFASSIMIFIAIIVGMGIR
- a CDS encoding 4Fe-4S single cluster domain-containing protein, whose translation is MIAINKAHFPVTVLGYGTRLGIWTQGCSIGCSGCISKDTWEDKLDSLMPIKELLSWCKKFENENLDGITISGGEPFEQPKALEDFLKKIIKWRETLEKDFDILVYSGFSYDYLQKEFPSILKLLDAVVCEPYNQNLETAYLKGSTNQNIVCLSKLGLKRYDEDALYQNQNSKKIQVAVSNGNVWFIGIPQKGTMQTLEEKCLEKGLVLNDNSWIA